A stretch of the Solanum dulcamara chromosome 6, daSolDulc1.2, whole genome shotgun sequence genome encodes the following:
- the LOC129892624 gene encoding phosphatidate cytidylyltransferase 1: protein MQDHTMPSSPSTPTRIRRRRTQEIFSELSKLNGSHLLMDDQNKYRTMWIRTYSSLWMLISIIIILYLGHLYICAMVVVIQIIMTSELFNLLRRTDEDRCLPGFRLLNWYFFFTGMLFVYGRILSQQLVNTATIDEFSYKLVSKVIKYQMVFCYFLYIAGLVWFILTLKKKTYKYQFGQYAWTHMVLFVVFTQSSFTVANIFEGIFWFLLPASLIAMNDVAAYFFGFFFGKTPLIKLSPKKTWEGFIGGSIATMITAFLFANVLGRFQWLTCPRKDLSTGWLQCDPGPLFKPEYYSIAGLIRWFPLKEISILPVQWHALCLGLFASIIAPFGGFFASGFKRAFKIKDFGYYIPGHGGFTDRMDCQMVMAIFVYIYYQSFVPQDYSIDMILDQIVRNLSFEDQKALYYRLGQIFRQRQMKNY, encoded by the exons ATGCAAGATCATACGATGCCTTCATCACCATCAACACCAACCCGAATTCGCCGTAGACGGACGCAGGAG ATATTTTCCGAACTAAGCAAGTTAAACGGGAGTCATTTACTTATGGATGatcaaaacaaatatagaaCAATGTGGATTCGCACGTATTCATCTCTATGGATGCTTATAAGCATTATCATAATACTATACTTAGGTCATTTGTATATTTGTGCAATGGTTGTTGTGATCCAAATCATCATGACCTCTGAGCTGTTCAATCTACTTAGACGAACGGATGAAGATAGGTGTCTTCCTGGATTTAGGCTACTAAATTG GTACTTTTTCTTCACGGGCATGTTGTTTGTATATGGACGCATACTCAGCCAACAACTTGTGAATACTGCAACTATTGATGAATTCTCTTATAAGCTAGTTAGCAAGGTCATAAAGTATCAGATGGtattttgctattttctgtatatTGCAG GACTTGTTTGGTTCATTCTAACGTTAAAGAAGAAGACATACAAGTATCAATTTGGTCAGTATGCATGGACGCACATGGTTCTATTTGTGGTGTTCACTCAATCCTCTTTTACTGTAGCCAACATATTTGAAGGCATTTTCTG GTTTCTTCTTCCAGCATCACTTATAGCGATGAATGATGTAGCAGCTTATTTCTTCGGGTTTTTCTTTGGGAAGACGCCTTTAATCAAGCTGTCTCCGAAAAAGACATGGGAAGGCTTCATTGGAGGGTCTATTGCCACCATGATAACAGCTTTCTTG TTTGCAAACGTCCTTGGTCGTTTCCAATGGTTGACATGTCCAAGAAAG GATCTATCGACTGGTTGGCTTCAGTGTGATCCTGGTCCTCTATTCAAGCCAGAATACTATTCCATAGCTGGATTGATTCGATGG TTCCCTCTGAAGGAGATATCGATACTACCTGTGCAATGGCATGCTTTATGCTTGGGTTTATTTGCATCAATAATAGCTCCGTTTGGAGGATTTTTCGCTAGTGGTTTCAAGAGAGCCTTTAAGATCAAG GATTTTGGCTATTACATTCCTGGACACGGCGGTTTCACTGATAGAATGGATTGCCAG ATGGTGATGGCAATTTTTGTCTACATTTACTACCAGTCATTTGTTCCTCAAGACTACTCTATTGACATGATTTTAGATCAG ATAGTAAGGAATCTCAGCTTCGAGGATCAGAAAGCTCTTTACTATAGGCTGGGCCAGATTTTTAGGCAGAGGCAGATGAAAAATTATTGA
- the LOC129892309 gene encoding protein HOMOLOG OF MAMMALIAN LYST-INTERACTING PROTEIN 5: MSKENEPAKLLLPYLQRADELQKHEPLVAYYCRLYAMERGLKIPQNERTKTTNSILVSLINQLEKDKKSLKLGPDDHFHVEGFALNVFAKADKQDRAGRADLNTAKTFYAASIFFEILNQFGELQPDLEQKQKYAAWKAADIRKALKEGRKPVPGPPGDEGDTSELSSAQSDTYDLQPSGTDSVIKSAPESESFNHMYDNAQYSANRPAPPAATPPPPHLHIPPPPSVTTQTPPSHIPPSPPAATTQSTPSHAPSSPPYPGDEYPPHDGYSSHNFQQSPSLNASENSSYPQPYHHQPYAQEPQSHFPQQPYPSQFPNFQSYASFAESSLPSVPSHYPSHYQGADASYSTLPASSTVNYPSQYSNGTASETAAAPVKTYEYDSNYQPSPEKIAEAHKAARFAVGALAFDDVSIAVDYLKKSLELLTNPSADQ; encoded by the exons ATGTCGAAGGAGAATGAACCAGCAAAGCTTCTTTTACCTTATCTTCAACGCGCCGATGAGTTGCAGAAACACGAACCTCTCGTCGCCTACTACT GTCGATTGTATGCTATGGAGCGAGGATTGAAGATTCCTCAGAATGAGCGTACAAAGACCACTAATTCCATCCTTGTTTCGCttataaatcaacttgaaaag GATAAGAAGTCATTGAAATTGGGGCCTGATGATCATTTTCATGTGGAGGGATTTGCCTTGAATGTTTTCGCGAAGGCAGACAAACAAGATCGAGCTGGGCGAGCTGACTT GAATACAGCAAAGACATTTTATGCTGCGAGTATCTTCTTTGAGATCCTTAATCAGTTTGGTGAACTCCAGCCTGAT CTTGAGCAGAAGCAGAAGTATGCAGCTTGGAAGGCAGCAGATATAAGGAAAGCTTTGAAAGAAGGAAGGAAGCCTGTACCAGGCCCTCCTGGTGATGAAGGAGATACTTCAGAGCTGTCCAGTGCACAAAGTGATACATAT GATCTTCAACCTAGTGGAACTGATTCAGTCATCAAATCTGCACCAGAATCCGAGTCGTTCAATCACATGTATGACAATGCACAGTATTCTGCAAATAGACCTGCTCCTCCAGCAGCCACCCCACCACCACCTCATCTACACATCCCTCCACCTCCGTCAGTCACCACACAGACACCTCCTTCACACATCCCTCCATCACCACCGGCAGCCACCACACAGTCAACTCCTTCACATGCCCCTTCATCTCCTCCATATCCTGGTGATGAGTATCCTCCTCATGATGGCTATTCTTCTCATAATTTCCAGCAGTCTCCATCCCTTAATGCATCTGAAAATTCTTCTTACCCCCAGCCGTATCACCATCAACCTTATGCGCAAGAACCACAGTCTCACTTCCCACAGCAGCCTTACCCTTCGCAATTCCCCAATTTCCAGTCATATGCTAGCTTTGCTGAGAGCAGTCTTCCTTCTGTACCATCACATTACCCTTCTCACTACCAAGGCGCTGATGCTTCGTATTCCACATTGCCTGCCTCTAGCACTGTAAACTATCCATCACAATACAGCAATGGAACTGCATCAGAAACTGCAGCTGCTCCTGTGAAAACATATGAATACGACAGCAATTACCAGCCCTCTCCGGAGAAAATAGCTGAAGCGCACAAGGCTGCAAGGTTTGCTGTCGGGGCTCTGGCATTTGATGATGTCTCTATCGCTGTAGATTACCTCAAAAAATCACTTGAGTTATTGACAAATCCATCAGCTGATCAATGA
- the LOC129892255 gene encoding trigger factor-like protein TIG, Chloroplastic, whose product MATPISIQFNPSILSFPSNSTKAQFFQPNDKFLLKQKPNSFSRQFSSFLQQQPPLHQLASARFVAAAAASSGVVETVEDKLPADIHVTETQEPNSRIRLTVEVPTVVCEDCYRRVIKEFMKRSKVPGFRPGKNIPEDILVGFVGKQNVQKAAVEAILKRTLPHAMSSVTRNAYEDSIRIVTKFEDMEKTYLSLNSLRYDVVVDVAPEIKWKPDDAYKNIKVVVELDSEMDAQRASEKEFIRRHKSLGALKIVTDRGLQVGDVAVIDISATTIEQDGSDAKSIPAAESKGFNFDTEEGDNVLPGFRDSIIGIKRGETKSFPLVFPDSWKQEDLRGVNAQFTVECKELFYRDLPELNDSIAEKFLPGCSSIEEVKQALLQRCLEVEQAAKDQATDNAILDQLYKMVEVDIPQSLFQEQGRQLYGAQLLQLQANMKLNEQQLASLSSPRAVNEFLETQKENITIIIKQNLAVGDIFTRENLQFSTEELVKEVQNSIKEFQQHQQEYDEDRVKQQVQEVLEGAKVLEWLRENTEIQYITR is encoded by the exons ATGGCGACTCCAATTTCCATCCAATTCAATCCTTCAATTCTCTCATTTCCATCAAATTCTACAAAAGCTCAATTCTTTCAACCCAATGATAAATTCTTGCTGAAACAAAAACCCAATTCGTTTTCCCGCCAATTCTCCTCCTTTCTTCAACAACAGCCCCCGTTGCACCAGCTGGCTTCAGCTCGATTCGTGGCGGCAGCGGCAGCATCTTCCGGTGTTGTTGAAACTGTTGAAGATAAACTTCCAGCTGATATTCATGTAACTGAAACCCAGGAACCCAATTCAAGG ATCAGATTGACTGTAGAAGTTCCAACTGTTGTATGTGAGGATTGCTACAGAAGAGTCATAAAAGAGTTCATGAAACGTTCAAAG GTTCCTGGATTTCGTCCAGGGAAGAATATTCCAGAAGATATCCTTGTTGGCTTTGTCGGGAAGCAAAATGTTCAAAAAGCTGCAGTTGAAGCTATTCTGAAAAGAACACTTCCACATGCCATGTCTTCG GTTACCCGAAATGCATATGAAGACTCCATCCGCATTGTAACCAAATTCGAAGACATGGAAAAGACTTATCTGTCTCTGAATTCCTTGAG GTATGATGTGGTTGTTGATGTGGCTCCTGAAATCAAGTGGAAACCTGACGATGCATACAAAAATATTAAGGTGGTTGTTGAGCTTGACAGCGAGATGGATGCTCAAAGAGCTTCAGAAAAAGAGTTTATACGGCGTCACAAGTCTCTGGGTGCATTGAAAATTGTTACTGATAGGGGTTTACAG GTTGGTGACGTCGCTGTGATTGATATATCAGCAACTACGATTGAGCAAGATGGATCAGACGCTAAAAGCATACCAGCTGCAGAGAGTAAAG GTTTCAATTTTGATACAGAAGAGGGAGATAATGTCCTTCCCGGATTTCGTGATTCAATTATTGGCATTAAACGAGGTGAAACGAAGTCATTCCCTTTGGTATTTCCAGACTCATGGAAACAAGAAGATCTTCGTGGTGTTAATGCTCAATTCACA GTTGAATGCAAAGAACTGTTCTACAGAGATTTGCCTGAGTTGAATGACTCGATTGCTGAAAAGTTTCTCCCAGGATGCAGCTCCATCGAGGAG GTCAAGCAAGCGTTGCTGCAAAGATGTCTTGAAGTTGAACAGGCAGCTAAAGACCAAGCAACTGACAATGCCATCCTTGATCAGCTATACAAG ATGGTTGAAGTTGATATTCCTCAATCTCTCTTCCAAGAGCAAGGAAGACAACTATATGGAGCTCAACTTTTACAATTGCAG GCAAATATGAAACTGAACGAACAGCAGCTGGCATCATTATCAAGCCCACGGGCCGTGAATGAGTTCCTTGaaactcaaaaagaaaatataacaaTTATCATAAAGCAAAATTTAGCTGTTGGTGATATATTTACACGTGAAAATTTGCAG TTTTCAACAGAGGAGCTAGTGAAGGAGGTTCAGaactcaattaaagaattcCAACAGCATCAACAGGAATACGATGAAGACCGAGTTAAGCAACAG GTACAAGAGGTTCTTGAAGGGGCTAAAGTACTTGAATGGCTAAGGGAAAACACAGAGATTCAGTACATAACTAGGTGA
- the LOC129893445 gene encoding indole-3-acetate O-methyltransferase 1, with the protein MAPLGDNKDNNVVVSNLKLERMLSMKGGKGEASYVNNSQAQAQHARSMLHLLKDTLDGVQLNSPEIPFVIADLGCSCGSNTIFIIDVIVKHMSKRYEAVGQEPPEFSAFFSDLPSNDFNTLFQLLPPLANNGCGSMEECLASNSHRSYFAAGVPGSFYRRLFPARSIDIFYSAFSLHWLSQVPDIVLDKRSAAYNKGKIYIHGANESTANAYKKQFQTDLAYFLGCRSKEMKRGGSMFLACLGRTSVDPTDQGGAGLLFGTHFQDAWDDLVQEGLITSDKRDKFNIPVYAPSIQDFKEVVEANGSFKINNLQVFRGGSPLVVSHPDDAAEIGRALANSCRSVSGVLVDAHIGEQLSDELFARVEDRATCHAKELLQNLQFFHIVASLSLV; encoded by the exons ATGGCACCTTTAGGAGACAATAAAGACAATAATGTTGTTGTTTCAAACTTGAAGCTTGAAAGAATGCTTAGTATGAAGGGAGGCAAAGGAGAAGCTAGCTATGTCAATAACTCTCAAGCTCAG GCGCAACATGCACGATCAATGCTGCACCTATTGAAAGATACCCTTGACGGAGTTCAGCTAAATTCGCCGGAGATTCCATTCGTAATCGCCGATTTAGGCTGTTCCTGCGGTAGCAACACGATTTTCATTATCGACGTAATCGTCAAACATATGAGCAAGCGTTACGAAGCCGTCGGCCAAGAGCCGCCGGAGTTTTCAGCTTTCTTCTCCGATCTCCCGTCGAACGATTTCAACACTCTTTTTCAATTGCTGCCGCCTTTGGCTAATAATGGTTGTGGAAGTATGGAGGAGTGCTTAGCTTCTAATAGCCACCGGTCGTATTTCGCGGCCGGCGTTCCTGGTTCCTTTTACCGGCGTCTTTTTCCGGCCAGATCTATTGACATTTTCTATTCTGCTTTTTCTTTGCATTGGCTCTCTCAG GTGCCGGATATAGTGTTGGACAAGAGATCAGCAGCGTACAACAAAGGGAAAATATACATACATGGAGCAAATGAGAGCACAGCAAATGCATACAAAAAACAATTTCAGACAGATTTGGCTTATTTCTTGGGATGTAGGTCCAAAGAAATGAAGAGAGGTGGTTCTATGTTTTTAGCTTGTTTGGGTAGGACTTCTGTGGATCCTACTGACCAAGGTGGGGCTGGACTTCTCTTTGGGACACACTTTCAAGATGCTTGGGATGATCTTGTCCAAGAG GGCCTAATTACTAGTGATAAAAGGGACAAGTTCAATATTCCAGTGTATGCACCAAGCATTCAAGATTTCAAAGAAGTGGTAGAAGCCAATGGTTCATTCAAAATTAACAATCTTCAAGTTTTTAGGGGAGGAAGTCCCTTGGTGGTTAGCCATCCGGACGACGCGGCTGAAATTGGACGAGCACTAGCTAATAGCTGCAGGAGCGTTAGCGGGGTGCTCGTCGATGCCCACATTGGCGAACAACTCAGTGATGAGCTGTTCGCCCGAGTGGAGGATCGAGCCACGTGTCATGCTAAAGAGCTTCTTCAGAATCTTCAGTTTTTTCATATTGTTGCTTCACTTTCTCTTGTGTAG
- the LOC129891992 gene encoding 65-kDa microtubule-associated protein 1-like, with protein MAAVEDQVSPVLDETTCGTLLQKLQQIWDEVGETDDERDKMLLQIDQECLDVYKRKVDHAVKSRAHLLQALADAKVELSRLLSALGEKTYVGIPEKTSGTIKEQLAAIAPTLEKLWKQKDDRIKDFFDVQSQIQKISSEIAGASEQVESLTVDESDLSVKKLDEYHAQLQELQKEKSDRLHKVLDLVSTVHDLCAVLGMDFFSTVTEVHPSLDDSTGVQSKSISNDTLSNLANTVLVLKEDKKQRLLKLQELATQLIDLWNLMDTPEEERSLFDHVTCNISASVDEVAIPGALAVDLIEQAEVEVERLDQLKASKMKEISFKRQAELEDIYARAHIEIDTEAAREKIMALIDSGNVDPAELLADMDNQIVNAKEEAHSRKEILEKVEKWMAACEEESWLEDYNRDDNRYNASRGAHLNLKRAEKARILVNKIPALVDSLVAKTRAWEQERDTTFTYDGVPLLAMLDEYMMLRHDREEEKRRLRDQKKFHEQMSKDPEVFGSTPSPARPLGPKKITGPRANGSANGPASRRLSLNSHQNGSKSTSKDGKRDTRLSAPVNYVAMTKDDAASHISGTEPIPSTP; from the exons ATGGCAGCAGTGGAAGATCAAGTATCTCCTGTTCTTGATGAAACAACTTGCGGTACCCTATTACAAAAGCTGCAg CAAATCTGGGATGAGGTTGGTGAAACTGATGATGAACGGGACAAGATGCTTCTTCAGATAGATCAAGAGTGTCTGGATGTCTACAAGAGAAAGGTTGACCATGCTGTGAAGTCACGGGCTCACCTTCTTCAGGCATTGGCAGATGCCAAAGTTGAACTCTCCAGGCTGCTATCGGCCCTTGGAGAGAAGACATATGTTGGAATT CCTGAGAAGACTTCAGGTACAATCAAGGAACAGCTTGCAGCTATAGCACCAACACTGGAAAAACTATGGAAGCAGAAAGATGATAGGATAAAAGATTTCTTTGATGTACAGTCACAAATTCAGAAGATAAGCAGTGAGATTGCAGGGGCTAGCGAGCAAGTTGAGAGTCTTACAGTGGACGAATCTGACTTATCTGTAAAAAAGTTGGATGAGTATCATGCGCAGCTTCAAGAGCTCCAAAAGGAGAAG AGTGACAGATTACACAAGGTCCTTGATCTTGTGAGTACCGTGCATGACCTTTGTGCTGTTCTTGGCATGGATTTCTTCAGTACCGTCACAGAAGTTCACCCAAGCCTTGATGATTCTACTGGTGTACAATCAAAAAGTATTAGCAATGATACATTGTCAAATCTGGCTAACACTGTCTTGGTTTTAAAGGAAGATAAGAAGCAGAGATTGCTCAAG CTTCAAGAATTAGCAACTCAGCTAATTGATTTATGGAATTTGATGGATACTCCAGAAGAAGAAAGGAGCTTGTTTGACCATGTTACCTGCAACATATCAGCTTCAGTGGATGAAGTGGCCATTCCAGGGGCTCTTGCTGTTGATTTAATTGAACAG GCTGAGGTGGAAGTTGAAAGGCTTGATCAACTTAAAGCTAGTAAGATGAAGgagatttctttcaaaagacAGGCTGAACTGGAAGACATTTATGCTCGTGCCCACATAGAGATTGATACTGAGGCTGCTCGAGAAAAGATTATGGCACTGATTGATTCTGGGAATGTTGATCCTGCAGAATTACTAGCTGACATGGACAATCAGATTGTAAATGCAAAAGAAGAGGCTCATAGCAGGAAAGAAATATTGGAAAAAGTTGAGAAATGGATGGCAGCTTGTGAAGAAGAGAGCTGGCTTGAAGACTACAACAGG GATGACAACCGGTATAATGCAAGCAGAGGGGCAcacttgaatttgaagagagCTGAAAAGGCCCGGATATTGGTCAACAAAATTCCAG CTCTTGTGGACTCTTTGGTTGCAAAAACTAGAGCATGGGAACAAGAGCGAGACACCACATTCACTTATGATGGTGTTCCACTACTTGCCATGCTAGATGAATATATGATGCTCAGGCACgatagagaagaagagaaaagaaggttAAGG GACCAGAAGAAGTTCCATGAGCAGATGAGCAAAGATCCAGAAGTATTTGGATCAACGCCAAGCCCTGCTCGACCCCTTGGTCCAAAGAAGATAACAGGCCCACGAGCAAATGGCAGTGCCAATGGGCCGGCAAGCAGAAGACTGTCTCTTAATTCCCACCAAAACGGTTCAAAGTCAACTTCTAAAGATGGGAAGAGAGACACCAGACTCAGTGCTCCTGTGAACTATGTTGCCATGACCAAAGATGATGCAGCGTCTCACATTTCTGGAACTGAGCCTATTCCTAGCACCCCATAG